In bacterium, the following are encoded in one genomic region:
- a CDS encoding enoyl-CoA hydratase-related protein, with amino-acid sequence MSEEPVQLTIERGIALATLNRPQVLNALNHALMERLATTLEACDRDAEVRCIVVWGGPRVFAAGADVREMAGAAIADVMQAYRFEQWARIRRVAKPIVAAVTGYALGGGCELAMLCDIVIAAETAQFGQPEIRLGLMPGAGGTQRLTRAVGKSRAMELVLTGRALGAHEAHAAGLVSQVVPAEVCLDEAMRLAAEIARQAPVAVRLAKEAVLQAFETPLEAGLAFERRSFHALFGTDDMREGVRAFLEKRRPEFRGT; translated from the coding sequence GTGTCCGAGGAGCCTGTTCAATTGACGATCGAGCGGGGGATCGCGCTGGCGACCCTCAACCGGCCGCAGGTGCTCAATGCCCTCAATCACGCGCTCATGGAGCGGTTGGCCACGACGCTCGAGGCCTGCGACCGCGACGCGGAGGTCCGCTGCATCGTCGTCTGGGGCGGCCCGCGCGTGTTCGCGGCGGGCGCCGACGTCCGGGAGATGGCGGGTGCCGCGATCGCGGACGTGATGCAGGCCTACCGTTTCGAGCAGTGGGCGCGCATCCGCCGCGTGGCGAAGCCGATCGTCGCCGCGGTGACGGGGTACGCGCTCGGCGGCGGCTGCGAGCTGGCGATGCTGTGCGACATCGTCATCGCCGCGGAAACGGCGCAGTTCGGACAACCCGAGATCCGCCTCGGCCTGATGCCGGGCGCCGGCGGCACGCAACGGCTGACCCGCGCGGTCGGGAAGTCACGCGCGATGGAACTCGTGCTTACGGGGCGCGCACTCGGGGCGCATGAGGCTCATGCCGCCGGTCTCGTGTCCCAGGTCGTGCCTGCCGAAGTGTGCCTCGACGAAGCGATGCGCCTGGCCGCGGAGATCGCCCGACAGGCGCCCGTCGCCGTCCGGCTGGCCAAGGAGGCCGTGCTGCAGGCGTTCGAAACCCCGCTCGAGGCCGGGCTGGCGTTCGAGCGCCGGTCCTTCCACGCGCTGTTTGGGACCGACGACATGCGCGAGGGCGTGCGGGCCTTTCTCGAAAAGCGGCGGCCGGAATTTCGGGGGACGTGA
- a CDS encoding lysylphosphatidylglycerol synthase transmembrane domain-containing protein: MRPVDPGLPAAAVAPMAAGRAAAARPVRWLGYALTAGGLVILVLFAATTNLGAAARALHNVRPALFALAILAVLVQIGVRAVRWRYMIRRLTDTTISGRFAVVSVVCGVAAGSMTPGRSFELAKAVMLRDAYGVGFGASLSAMVIERLLDMIMLVVGLLLAALLLPRQTVLANAVLPVLIAVIVLGAALLVGAPQRVRTCAAVLLRAVPALGLRGRAQSFVDLLCDSIAVSRRRHTLGALVALTAAAIGLDLARVAAVFWALRLTLPPQILVFSYVGAMILGMAFLVPGGVGVTEVSQAGLIGLLAPHAAPTAIARSGVLIDRMVSYYAVLVIGGLLLAAYQRYHHIIR, translated from the coding sequence ATGAGACCCGTCGACCCGGGGCTTCCGGCGGCGGCCGTTGCGCCGATGGCGGCCGGCCGCGCCGCCGCGGCGCGGCCGGTCCGGTGGCTCGGGTACGCGCTCACGGCCGGCGGGCTCGTGATTCTCGTCCTGTTCGCCGCGACCACGAACCTGGGCGCCGCCGCCCGCGCGCTGCACAACGTCCGGCCGGCGCTGTTCGCGCTCGCCATTCTCGCCGTGCTGGTGCAGATCGGCGTGCGGGCCGTGCGCTGGCGGTACATGATCCGGCGGCTGACCGACACCACGATCTCGGGGCGGTTCGCCGTGGTCTCGGTGGTCTGCGGCGTGGCGGCCGGCAGCATGACGCCGGGCCGGAGCTTCGAGCTTGCGAAGGCCGTCATGCTGCGCGACGCGTACGGCGTCGGGTTCGGGGCGTCGCTGTCGGCGATGGTGATCGAGCGGCTGCTCGACATGATCATGCTCGTCGTGGGCCTGTTGCTCGCCGCCCTGCTGCTGCCCCGGCAAACGGTGCTGGCCAACGCCGTCCTGCCGGTGCTGATCGCGGTCATCGTCCTCGGCGCCGCGCTTCTCGTCGGCGCCCCGCAGCGGGTGCGGACGTGCGCCGCCGTGCTGCTCCGCGCGGTGCCCGCCCTGGGCCTCCGCGGACGGGCGCAGAGTTTCGTGGACCTCCTGTGCGACAGCATCGCGGTATCGCGCCGCCGCCACACGCTCGGCGCCCTCGTCGCCCTGACCGCGGCGGCGATCGGGCTCGATCTCGCCCGCGTCGCGGCGGTCTTCTGGGCCCTGCGCCTGACGCTGCCTCCGCAAATTCTCGTCTTCTCGTACGTCGGGGCGATGATTCTGGGAATGGCATTTCTGGTCCCCGGCGGCGTCGGCGTGACGGAGGTGTCCCAGGCCGGACTCATCGGGCTGCTCGCCCCGCACGCGGCGCCCACCGCGATCGCGCGAAGCGGCGTGTTGATCGACCGGATGGTCTCCTACTACGCGGTGCTCGTCATCGGCGGCCTGTTGCTCGCGGCCTATCAGCGGTACCATCACATCATCCGGTGA
- a CDS encoding D-2-hydroxyacid dehydrogenase, translating to MSRRHADLAILMVIDALVPAATRERFRASAEAAAPGARILMPAGRDEAVAQAPDADVAAGWALPAGVLEHGRRLRWVHAFTAGVDHFVTLPGIRDGRIVLTRTVGAHGALPGHVMALILAFARRLHVDIRRQISRVWDRPGGVGEDVEGEVLGILGLGQIGKPLAARAAAFGMRVIGTRRTPAPVPHVDVVLPPERTDDLLREADYVVALLPLTPETKGRMGEREFRLMKPGAVFINVSRGPIVQEAALIRALREGWIAGAGLDVFDVEPLPGDHPLYEFPNVIITPHVSGITPRFFDRIAAIFADNIRRYAGGEPLANVIDVARGY from the coding sequence ATGAGCAGGCGCCACGCCGATCTCGCAATTTTGATGGTGATCGACGCGCTGGTCCCGGCGGCGACGAGAGAACGGTTCCGGGCGTCGGCCGAAGCCGCGGCCCCGGGCGCGCGCATTCTGATGCCGGCCGGCCGGGACGAGGCCGTCGCGCAGGCGCCGGACGCGGACGTCGCGGCGGGATGGGCGCTGCCGGCCGGCGTGCTCGAACACGGCCGCCGGCTCCGCTGGGTGCACGCCTTTACGGCCGGCGTCGATCACTTCGTCACGCTCCCGGGCATTCGCGACGGACGGATCGTGCTGACCCGGACCGTCGGCGCGCACGGGGCGCTCCCGGGCCATGTGATGGCGCTCATCCTCGCGTTCGCGCGCCGCCTGCACGTCGACATCCGGCGGCAGATCAGCCGCGTCTGGGACCGGCCCGGCGGCGTCGGTGAGGACGTCGAGGGCGAGGTCCTCGGGATTCTCGGGCTCGGCCAGATCGGGAAGCCGCTCGCCGCGCGCGCCGCGGCTTTCGGCATGCGCGTCATCGGCACCAGGCGGACGCCCGCACCCGTGCCGCACGTCGACGTGGTCCTCCCGCCGGAGCGCACCGACGATCTCCTGCGGGAGGCCGACTACGTCGTGGCCCTGCTACCCCTCACGCCCGAGACCAAGGGGCGCATGGGCGAGCGCGAGTTCCGGCTGATGAAGCCGGGCGCCGTCTTCATCAATGTCTCGCGGGGACCGATCGTCCAGGAGGCGGCGCTGATCCGGGCGCTGCGCGAGGGCTGGATCGCCGGGGCGGGATTGGACGTGTTCGACGTGGAGCCGCTGCCGGGCGATCACCCGCTGTACGAGTTTCCAAACGTCATCATCACGCCTCACGTGTCGGGGATCACGCCGAGATTCTTCGACCGGATCGCCGCGATCTTCGCCGACAACATCCGCCGCTACGCCGGCGGCGAGCCGCTGGCCAACGTGATCGACGTCGCGCGCGGGTACTGA
- a CDS encoding SPOR domain-containing protein, which produces MPRRGIYVIVLAICLFAVSAAAGFLMATGTLRHSPGGAAAPGGPDLAGQAPSGPAAPAVGGTPAIPAPGGSPTIPAGGVPSTVPPAGTVTVMPPPASVAPPTPAGSAAPPAGSAAGGTGAAPSGSAATGGSTAPSSETPGAPVIAGRFHVQVGAFAERQNAEALALRIRAHGYAVTVAAGPPYRVWVGGYFDVATAERLAANLLQDGFASTLVPR; this is translated from the coding sequence ATGCCACGCCGCGGCATCTACGTGATCGTCCTGGCGATTTGCCTGTTCGCGGTCTCGGCCGCGGCCGGCTTCTTGATGGCCACCGGGACGCTCCGGCACTCGCCCGGCGGTGCGGCCGCGCCCGGCGGACCGGATCTCGCCGGACAGGCGCCGTCCGGTCCGGCGGCCCCGGCCGTCGGCGGCACGCCGGCCATCCCAGCTCCCGGCGGCTCGCCGACGATCCCGGCCGGAGGGGTCCCATCAACCGTACCTCCGGCCGGCACGGTGACCGTCATGCCGCCGCCTGCCAGCGTCGCGCCTCCGACGCCCGCCGGTTCCGCGGCACCGCCGGCCGGTTCGGCCGCCGGCGGCACAGGTGCGGCGCCGTCGGGCAGCGCGGCGACAGGCGGCTCGACCGCCCCGTCATCCGAGACGCCCGGCGCTCCCGTCATCGCCGGGCGGTTCCACGTCCAGGTGGGGGCCTTCGCCGAACGGCAGAATGCGGAGGCCTTGGCCCTCCGGATCCGCGCCCATGGCTATGCCGTGACCGTGGCGGCGGGACCACCCTACCGCGTGTGGGTCGGCGGCTATTTCGACGTGGCGACGGCCGAGCGGCTCGCCGCGAACCTCCTGCAGGACGGGTTCGCTTCCACGCTCGTACCCCGGTAG
- a CDS encoding DEAD/DEAH box helicase, translated as MPLDLFHPQIAGWFAGRFGSPTPAQAAGWPAIASGRDTLIAAPTGSGKTLAGFLWAINTLMRDGAGDATSVVYVSPLKALGNDVHANLVGPLAELRERAAAAGVVLPEIRVAVRSGDTPPGDRVRMTRRPPHILITTPESLYILLTADGSRAFLSKARTVIVDEIHAVAQDKRGAHLALSLERLDRLAGHRLQRIGLSATQKPVEEIGRLLTGAGAPCAVVDVGHRRPWDLCIEVPGPPRGPIVANDVRDAVYDRLAALARANRTTLVFVNTRRLAERVAHQLGQRLGESLVAAHHGSLSRRLRLEVERRLKAGELRIVVATASLELGIDIGHVDLVCHLGTPSSIAVLLQRVGRAGHTVGGVSRGILFPFTRDEMLQCAAAVRAARAGGLDTAVLPAKPLDVLAQQLVAMAAVEEAREDDLYAAVRRAYPYRDLSRPEFDEVVDMLAEGVARRWGRAAAYLHRDRTRGTVRGRRGARLTAITSGGAIPDTADYDVIHDPEGTLVGRVNEDFAVESMAGDVFLLGNTSWRIRRVEAGRVRVEDAHGAPPSVPFWLGESPGRSRELSAAVSALRREIEERLEDPAAAVAWLRRETALDVEGAAQAVQYLAETRTALGGVPTQRRVVAERFFDEAGGMQLVLHTPFGSRINRAWGFALRKRFCLTFDFELQAAATDDGIVLSLGPQHSFPLETVFHFVRRATLRDDIIQAVLASPLFTTRWRWNAARALAVPRYQGGRRVPMPIQRMRAEDLLAAVFPDQVACQDNHAGPITPPDHPLVNETIGNCLDEAMDTRGLDAVLAEIEGGAIRTAAVETPAPSPISHEILNANPYAFLDDAPLEERRARAVALRHVAPGSAGRDPGVLDAAAIADVAAQAQPDVRTADDLHDHLLTVRLLPLEDAGPWDAHARALVADRRAVVAVWRDPADRDRRAYVACDRVEDVGRALGGVRFEPAPPPLPAAPGDLEPSEAARLIVHGWVQCLGPFTAAGLAARLGLPAATVNAALAALEGSGVVLRGRFTPGTTEEEWCDRRLLARIHRLTLGRLRREIDAVSPAVFMRFLLRWQHLQPGTQLHGRDGVAEIVGMLQGCELPARAWEQHVLSGRVRLYDPEDLNALCLSGLVTWGRLSPGHPEGPEAAGAMSRSAPISLLLREDLGAFVEPDGEHRAGSLPVPLRGAAAEVFQYLSERGASFLPDIARGVGRLPAETESALWELVAKGLVSGDGFAGLRQLIDRSDPNRRRRYLHVNRPGPHARPPRRGLPAGRWAVWRPGDAAMKSDERDAAVARQLLRRYGVMFRDLLARERAVPPWRRLLDVYRRWEAQGEVRGGRFVAGVAGEQYALPGAVEALRAVRREPEETADVVIAAADPLNLAGVLLPGERISPLSGLAIVLRNGTLAGTGPYGALLASRRAAQAGRPAARALPAS; from the coding sequence ATGCCACTCGATCTCTTCCACCCGCAGATCGCCGGCTGGTTCGCCGGCCGGTTCGGATCGCCAACCCCGGCGCAGGCTGCCGGGTGGCCCGCGATTGCCTCCGGGCGGGACACCCTCATCGCGGCGCCGACCGGATCCGGCAAGACCCTGGCCGGGTTTCTCTGGGCGATTAACACGCTCATGCGGGACGGCGCGGGCGATGCGACGAGCGTCGTCTACGTCTCGCCGCTCAAGGCGCTCGGCAACGACGTTCACGCCAATCTGGTCGGACCGCTCGCCGAGCTTCGCGAGCGCGCCGCCGCGGCTGGCGTCGTCCTACCGGAGATCCGCGTGGCCGTCCGGTCCGGAGACACGCCGCCGGGCGACCGCGTGCGAATGACCCGCCGCCCGCCCCACATCTTGATCACGACGCCCGAGTCGCTGTACATTCTCCTCACCGCGGACGGCAGCCGGGCGTTCCTCTCGAAGGCCCGGACCGTCATCGTGGACGAGATCCACGCGGTCGCACAGGACAAGCGCGGCGCGCACCTGGCCCTGTCGCTCGAACGGCTCGACCGGCTCGCCGGGCACCGCCTCCAGCGCATCGGGCTGAGCGCGACGCAGAAGCCGGTCGAAGAAATCGGCCGGCTGCTCACCGGCGCCGGGGCGCCGTGCGCGGTCGTGGACGTGGGCCACCGGCGGCCCTGGGACCTGTGCATCGAAGTCCCGGGCCCGCCGCGCGGACCGATCGTCGCGAACGACGTGCGGGATGCGGTCTACGACCGGCTGGCCGCGCTGGCGCGGGCCAACCGAACGACGCTCGTGTTCGTGAACACGCGGCGGCTGGCCGAGCGGGTGGCGCACCAGCTCGGGCAGCGGCTCGGGGAGTCACTGGTGGCCGCCCATCACGGCAGTCTCTCCCGGCGGCTGCGCCTCGAGGTGGAGCGCCGCCTCAAAGCCGGCGAGCTGCGGATTGTCGTGGCCACCGCCTCGCTCGAGCTCGGCATCGATATCGGCCACGTGGACCTGGTCTGTCACCTGGGAACGCCGTCTTCAATCGCGGTGCTGCTCCAGCGGGTGGGCCGCGCCGGGCACACCGTGGGCGGCGTCTCACGCGGCATCCTCTTCCCCTTCACGCGCGATGAGATGCTGCAATGCGCGGCCGCGGTGCGCGCCGCCCGGGCCGGCGGTCTCGACACCGCGGTGCTGCCGGCGAAGCCACTCGACGTGCTTGCCCAGCAGTTGGTCGCGATGGCCGCGGTCGAGGAGGCGCGGGAGGACGACCTCTACGCGGCCGTCCGCCGCGCCTACCCGTACCGTGATCTGAGCCGTCCGGAGTTCGACGAGGTCGTCGACATGCTGGCGGAAGGCGTCGCGCGGCGGTGGGGACGCGCCGCCGCCTATCTGCATCGGGACCGGACGCGCGGCACGGTTCGCGGCCGCCGCGGCGCGCGGCTCACCGCCATCACCTCCGGCGGCGCCATCCCGGACACGGCGGATTACGACGTCATCCACGATCCCGAAGGTACCTTGGTCGGCCGGGTCAACGAGGACTTCGCCGTGGAGAGCATGGCCGGCGATGTCTTCCTGCTCGGCAACACCTCCTGGCGCATCCGGCGGGTGGAGGCGGGACGCGTGCGGGTCGAGGACGCGCACGGCGCGCCGCCCTCGGTGCCGTTCTGGCTGGGTGAATCGCCCGGACGCAGCCGCGAACTCTCTGCCGCGGTGTCGGCGCTTCGCCGGGAGATCGAGGAGCGCCTGGAGGATCCCGCCGCGGCCGTGGCCTGGCTGCGGCGCGAAACCGCCCTCGACGTCGAAGGCGCGGCGCAGGCGGTGCAGTACCTCGCCGAGACCCGCACGGCCCTCGGCGGCGTCCCGACGCAGCGCCGGGTCGTCGCGGAACGCTTCTTCGACGAGGCCGGCGGCATGCAGCTGGTCCTGCACACGCCGTTCGGATCGCGCATCAACCGGGCGTGGGGCTTTGCCCTGCGCAAGCGGTTCTGCCTGACGTTTGATTTCGAACTCCAGGCCGCCGCCACCGACGACGGCATCGTGCTGTCCTTGGGGCCGCAGCACAGCTTTCCGCTCGAGACCGTCTTCCACTTCGTCCGGCGGGCGACGCTGCGCGACGACATCATCCAGGCCGTCCTCGCATCGCCGCTGTTCACGACGCGGTGGCGCTGGAACGCCGCCCGGGCGCTCGCCGTCCCGCGATACCAGGGCGGCCGCCGCGTTCCGATGCCGATCCAGCGCATGCGCGCGGAGGACCTGCTGGCCGCCGTGTTCCCCGACCAGGTCGCGTGCCAGGACAACCACGCCGGGCCGATCACACCGCCCGACCACCCGCTGGTCAACGAGACGATCGGCAACTGCCTGGACGAGGCCATGGACACCCGCGGGCTCGACGCGGTGCTGGCGGAGATCGAGGGTGGAGCGATCCGCACGGCGGCCGTGGAAACCCCGGCCCCGTCGCCGATCTCGCACGAGATCCTGAACGCCAACCCGTATGCGTTTCTCGACGACGCGCCGCTCGAGGAGCGGCGCGCCCGGGCGGTGGCCCTGCGCCACGTCGCCCCCGGCTCCGCGGGGCGCGACCCCGGGGTGCTCGATGCGGCGGCGATCGCCGACGTCGCGGCGCAGGCGCAGCCGGACGTGCGCACGGCCGACGATCTGCACGACCACCTGCTCACGGTGCGGCTCCTGCCCCTCGAAGACGCCGGTCCTTGGGACGCGCACGCGCGCGCGCTGGTGGCGGACCGGCGCGCCGTGGTCGCCGTCTGGCGCGATCCTGCGGACCGGGACCGCCGGGCCTACGTCGCGTGCGACCGGGTCGAGGACGTGGGCCGCGCGCTCGGCGGCGTGCGATTCGAGCCCGCCCCGCCTCCGCTGCCGGCCGCGCCGGGCGACCTCGAGCCGTCGGAGGCCGCGCGCCTGATCGTGCACGGCTGGGTCCAATGCCTGGGGCCGTTTACGGCGGCCGGGCTCGCCGCCAGACTCGGATTGCCGGCCGCCACGGTGAACGCGGCCCTGGCCGCGCTCGAAGGCAGCGGCGTGGTGCTCCGCGGCCGCTTCACCCCCGGAACGACCGAGGAGGAGTGGTGCGACCGCCGGCTGCTCGCGCGCATCCACCGGCTCACGCTGGGCCGGCTTCGCCGGGAAATCGACGCGGTCTCACCGGCGGTGTTCATGCGGTTTCTCCTGCGGTGGCAGCATCTCCAACCCGGAACACAGCTGCACGGGCGGGACGGCGTCGCCGAGATCGTCGGCATGCTGCAGGGGTGCGAACTCCCGGCCCGGGCGTGGGAGCAGCATGTCCTGTCCGGCCGGGTTCGGCTCTACGATCCCGAGGACCTCAATGCGCTCTGCCTGAGCGGCCTCGTCACCTGGGGGCGGTTGAGCCCGGGACACCCGGAGGGCCCGGAAGCCGCCGGGGCCATGTCGCGGTCGGCGCCGATCTCGCTGCTGCTGCGCGAGGACCTCGGAGCCTTCGTCGAACCGGACGGCGAGCACCGTGCCGGCAGCCTGCCCGTCCCGCTCCGGGGCGCGGCGGCCGAGGTCTTCCAGTACCTGTCCGAACGGGGCGCGTCGTTCCTGCCCGACATCGCGCGCGGCGTGGGACGGCTGCCGGCCGAGACCGAGTCCGCGCTGTGGGAGCTCGTGGCGAAGGGCCTCGTCAGCGGCGACGGATTTGCCGGGTTGCGTCAGCTCATCGACCGAAGCGACCCGAACCGCCGCCGCCGGTATCTCCACGTCAACCGTCCCGGGCCGCACGCCCGGCCGCCCCGACGCGGTCTGCCGGCCGGCCGCTGGGCCGTGTGGCGGCCGGGCGATGCGGCGATGAAATCGGACGAGCGCGACGCCGCGGTCGCCCGTCAACTCCTTCGCCGGTACGGCGTCATGTTCAGAGATCTGCTGGCGCGCGAGCGGGCGGTGCCGCCGTGGCGGCGGCTGCTCGACGTGTACCGGCGGTGGGAGGCGCAGGGCGAGGTGCGGGGCGGCCGCTTCGTCGCCGGCGTGGCCGGCGAGCAGTATGCGCTGCCGGGCGCCGTTGAAGCGCTGCGGGCGGTCCGGCGGGAACCGGAGGAGACCGCCGACGTGGTGATCGCCGCGGCCGACCCGCTGAACCTCGCGGGTGTTCTTCTGCCGGGGGAGCGAATTTCGCCGTTGTCCGGCCTGGCGATTGTGCTGCGCAACGGTACCCTGGCCGGCACCGGGCCGTACGGCGCGCTCCTGGCGAGCCGCCGCGCGGCCCAGGCCGGCCGGCCGGCCGCGCGGGCGCTGCCGGCGTCATGA
- a CDS encoding valine--tRNA ligase — protein sequence MPKTYDPAATEERWYRTWDARGYFRAVPDAARRPYTIMMPLPNVTGELHIGHALNNGVQDCLVRWQRLRGRNALYQPGTDHASIAVHVVMDRRLAREGLTRFDLGRERFLEEAWKWREQIGQTILGQMRRLLLSCDWARTTFTMDPGYSRAVAECFIRLFRKGVIYKGKRMINWCPKDLTSISDLEVEYAEEQSTLYYVRYPGAPSRPVPPGGGGQAGGSEGIVIATQRPETILADVAVAVHPEDERYRRLVGSTVLVPIVNREVPVIADRRVERDFGTGAVKITPGHDPLDYEIGADHRLPVLIAFDPRGRITDLGGPRYEGLDRTEARRLLVEDLRSAGLLIREEPYVTNIGRCDRCKTVIEPYISDQWFCRMKDLAAPAIQAVRDGRVRFHPERWTKFFLDWMEQIRDWNISRQLWWGHQIPIWYCACGEMIASVDRPATCPKCGGAAFTRDQDILDTWFSSALWPMATLGWPGETADLQYFYPTSTLVTARDIIFLWVARMIMFGLEFRAEVPFRDVYINPTVLNIEGRRMSKTLGTGLDPLVLIDRYGADSLRFALINRCTGEQDLRFSEKMVEDTRNFANKIWNAARLVRLHLADRTPEAGAPERDAVRLAPNRWILGRLARTAGDVTAALESFEFSAACRRLYEFVWNEFCDWYLEMAKVDLAHAAAANETRHVMSWVLAQTMVLLHPVMPAITEEVWQALPHDGETIMRAPWPDASRLWADAAADAAMAEVMEIAGAIRALRAEMGLSTQSVGVSLHFGPGDRDRIETVRSYLAHLVHLDPMRLEVRGIDEHPRFGIPAPCGAGRIELHVDSPELRAKARERFAKQLASLDREQSGVMRRLDDPAFAAKAPTDIVAADRARAAALTARRETLRRYLADLAPSPPA from the coding sequence TTGCCGAAGACGTACGATCCGGCGGCGACCGAAGAACGCTGGTACCGGACCTGGGACGCGCGCGGATATTTCCGTGCCGTTCCCGACGCGGCCCGCCGCCCCTACACGATCATGATGCCGCTCCCGAACGTGACCGGCGAGCTGCACATAGGGCACGCGCTCAACAACGGGGTCCAGGACTGCCTGGTCCGCTGGCAGCGCCTGCGCGGCCGGAACGCGCTGTATCAGCCCGGCACCGATCATGCCAGCATCGCGGTGCACGTGGTCATGGACCGCCGCCTGGCGCGCGAGGGTCTCACCCGGTTCGACCTCGGACGCGAGCGATTTCTTGAAGAGGCCTGGAAGTGGCGCGAGCAGATCGGCCAGACCATTCTCGGACAGATGCGGCGGCTGCTGCTCTCCTGTGATTGGGCGCGCACCACCTTCACGATGGATCCCGGGTACTCGAGGGCGGTGGCGGAGTGCTTCATCCGTTTGTTCCGCAAGGGCGTGATCTACAAAGGCAAGCGGATGATCAACTGGTGCCCCAAGGACCTGACCAGCATCTCGGACCTCGAAGTGGAGTACGCCGAGGAGCAGAGCACGCTCTACTACGTGCGGTATCCCGGCGCCCCCTCACGACCTGTCCCCCCGGGCGGGGGAGGACAGGCCGGCGGGAGCGAGGGTATTGTCATCGCCACGCAGCGGCCCGAGACGATCCTGGCCGACGTCGCCGTGGCGGTGCATCCCGAGGACGAACGTTACCGGCGGCTCGTCGGATCGACGGTCCTGGTACCGATCGTCAACCGCGAGGTGCCGGTGATCGCCGACCGCCGCGTCGAGCGCGACTTCGGGACCGGCGCGGTGAAGATCACGCCCGGTCACGACCCGCTCGACTACGAGATCGGCGCGGATCACCGCCTCCCGGTGCTGATCGCGTTCGACCCCCGCGGGCGGATCACCGACCTCGGCGGGCCGCGTTACGAGGGGCTCGATCGGACGGAGGCCCGCCGCCTGCTCGTGGAGGACCTCCGATCCGCGGGTCTCTTGATCCGCGAGGAGCCGTACGTCACGAACATCGGCCGGTGCGACCGCTGCAAGACCGTCATCGAACCGTACATTTCCGACCAGTGGTTCTGCCGGATGAAGGATCTCGCCGCCCCCGCCATTCAGGCCGTGCGCGACGGGCGTGTGCGGTTCCATCCCGAGCGATGGACGAAGTTCTTTCTCGACTGGATGGAGCAGATCCGGGATTGGAATATCAGCCGGCAGTTGTGGTGGGGACACCAGATCCCGATCTGGTACTGCGCCTGCGGCGAGATGATCGCGAGCGTCGACCGTCCGGCGACCTGTCCCAAGTGCGGCGGCGCCGCGTTCACCCGGGATCAGGACATCCTCGACACGTGGTTCAGCTCCGCCCTGTGGCCGATGGCGACGCTCGGCTGGCCCGGCGAGACGGCCGACCTCCAGTATTTCTATCCGACGAGCACCCTCGTCACGGCGCGCGACATCATCTTCCTGTGGGTGGCGCGCATGATCATGTTCGGGCTCGAGTTCCGCGCGGAGGTGCCGTTCCGGGACGTCTACATCAACCCGACCGTGCTCAACATCGAGGGCCGGCGGATGAGCAAGACGCTCGGCACCGGACTGGATCCGCTCGTGCTGATCGACCGGTACGGCGCCGACTCGCTCCGCTTCGCCCTCATCAACCGCTGCACCGGGGAGCAGGATCTGCGCTTCTCCGAAAAGATGGTCGAGGACACGCGGAACTTTGCGAACAAGATCTGGAACGCCGCGCGGCTCGTGCGCCTGCACCTCGCGGACCGGACGCCGGAGGCCGGCGCCCCGGAGCGCGATGCCGTCCGGCTTGCCCCCAACCGCTGGATTTTGGGACGCCTGGCGCGCACGGCGGGCGACGTGACGGCCGCGCTCGAATCGTTTGAATTCAGCGCGGCGTGCCGGCGGCTCTACGAGTTCGTCTGGAACGAGTTTTGCGACTGGTATCTGGAGATGGCCAAGGTCGACCTCGCCCACGCCGCCGCGGCGAACGAAACGCGGCACGTCATGAGCTGGGTGCTGGCGCAGACGATGGTGCTCCTGCATCCGGTCATGCCCGCGATCACCGAGGAAGTCTGGCAGGCGCTGCCGCACGATGGGGAGACGATCATGCGGGCGCCCTGGCCGGACGCTTCGCGTCTGTGGGCCGACGCGGCGGCCGACGCGGCGATGGCCGAGGTGATGGAGATCGCCGGCGCGATCCGGGCCCTGCGCGCCGAGATGGGGCTCTCCACGCAGTCCGTGGGCGTGTCCCTCCATTTCGGGCCGGGTGACCGCGATCGGATCGAGACCGTGCGGTCTTACCTCGCCCACCTGGTTCATCTCGATCCGATGCGTCTCGAAGTCCGCGGCATCGACGAGCATCCGCGGTTCGGCATTCCGGCGCCGTGCGGGGCGGGGCGGATCGAGCTTCATGTGGACAGCCCGGAGCTTCGCGCCAAGGCGCGGGAGCGCTTCGCGAAGCAGCTGGCGTCGTTGGATCGGGAGCAGAGCGGCGTGATGCGGCGCCTGGACGACCCGGCGTTCGCGGCCAAGGCGCCGACGGACATCGTCGCCGCCGACCGTGCGCGGGCCGCCGCGCTCACCGCGCGGCGCGAGACGCTGCGGCGATATCTGGCCGACCTCGCCCCATCCCCGCCCGCGTGA